A single Phragmites australis chromosome 4, lpPhrAust1.1, whole genome shotgun sequence DNA region contains:
- the LOC133917011 gene encoding uncharacterized protein LOC133917011 translates to MYGYRISLMRDEQGKLAELSADEQSKLLRDADGIVTLPKQLWSVFKEHGDGEFLCKVGWVLGGGGAVTSRYVLCKDGDVKASVSDLQQSAQVCAAPALFRRRFRD, encoded by the coding sequence ATGTATGGATACAGAATTTCGCTGATGCGTGATGAGCAGGGCAAGCTCGCGGAGCTGTCGGCGGACGAACAAAGCAAGCTGTTGAGAGACGCGGACGGCATCGTGACGCTGCCGAAGCAGCTGTGGAGCGTGTTCAAGGAGCACGGCGACGGCGAGTTCCTGTGCAAGGTGGGGTGGGTtctgggcggcggcggcgcggtgacGTCGCGGTACGTTCTGTGCAAGGACGGAGACGTCAAGGCAAGTGTTTCGGACCTTCAGCAATCAGCACAGGTGTGCGCAGCTCCAGCCTTATTTCGCCGGAGATTCAGAGACTAA
- the LOC133917008 gene encoding calcium-dependent protein kinase 7-like — protein sequence MGNQCQNGTLGSDYYNRPVSRFADGYLEEDSHSDLKKFEKPWPEVNSFKPTAIGILKRGLDPMSISVLDRNTAGLREHFIIGQKLGQGQFGTTYRCTEISTGCEYACKTIPKRKLITREDVEDVRREIQIMHHLSGHKNVVAIKDVYEDGQAVHIVMELCAGGELFDRIQEKKHYSEQKAAKLIRIIVSIVAMCHSLGVMHRDLKPENFLLLDKDDDLSIKAIDFGLSVFFKPGQVFTELVGSPYYVAPEVLHKRYGPESDVWSAGVILYVLLSGVPPFWAETQQGIFDAVLKGNIDFESDPWPKISESAKNLIRKMLCPCPSERLKAHEVLRHPWICENGVATDQALDPSVLSRLKQFSAMNMLKKLALRVIAERLSEEEIAGLREMFKAVDVKNRGVITFGELREGLRRYGTELEDRKISGIMEVADKDNNVTINYEEFIAATMPLNKIEREEHLMAAFTYFDKDGSGYITVDELQRACGEHNMEDTFLEEIILEVDQNNDGQIDFAEFVAMMQGNQDGLGWQTMETSLNVTLRDAPQVH from the exons ATGGGGaatcaatgccaaaatgggACTCTTGGGAGTGATTACTACAATCGCCCCGTTTCTAGGTTTGCTGATGGATACCTTGAGGAGGATAGCCACTCTGACTTGAAGAAGTTTGAGAAGCCATGGCCTGAGGTGAACTCATTTAAGCCCACTGCTATTGGTATTTTAAAGCGGGGCTTGGATCCGATGTCCATCTCTGTCCTTGATCGGAATACGGCAGGCCTAAGGGAGCATTTCATCATTGGTCAGAAGCTTGGTCAGGGGCAGTTTGGCACAACATACCGCTGTACCGAGATCAGTACAGGGTGTGAGTATGCATGCAAGACCATCCCAAAGCGCAAGCTCATCACCAGGGAGGATGTTGAGGATGTGCGTCGTGAGATCCAGATAATGCACCATTTGTCAGGACACAAGAATGTTGTTGCAATCAAGGATGTCTACGAGGATGGGCAGGCAGTTCATATTGTGATGGAGCTCTGTGCTGGTGGGGAGCTCTTTGACCGAATTCAGGAAAAGAAGCATTACAGCGAGCAGAAGGCTGCGAAACTTATAAGAATTATTGTTAGCATTGTAGCTATGTGCCATTCACTTGGGGTGATGCACCGTGATCTGAAGCCAGAAAATTTCCTCCTTTTGGATAAAGATGATGATCTGTCAATAAAGGCAATTGATTTTGGTCTATCTGTGTTCTTCAAACCAG GTCAGGTTTTCACTGAGTTGGTTGGAAGTCCATATTATGTTGCTCCTGAGGTACTGCACAAACGTTATGGACCAGAATCCGATGTGTGGTCAGCTGGAGTGATACTATATGTATTGCTGAGTGGTGTGCCACCTTTTTGGGCAG agacACAGCAAGGCATATTTGATGCTGTCCTGAAGGGGAACATTGATTTTGAATCGGACCCATGGCCTAAGATATCTGAAAGTGCAAAGAATCTCATAAGAAAGATGCTCTGCCCTTGTCCTTCTGAGCGTTTGAAAGCCCATGAAGTACTAC GGCATCCTTGGATCTGTGAAAATGGAGTGGCCACTGATCAAGCCCTTGATCCCAGTGTTCTCTCTCGGCTCAAACAGTTCTCTGCAATGAACATGTTAAAGAAGTTGGCTCTGAGA GTGATAGCCGAACGTCTTTCTGAGGAGGAGATTGCTGGGTTAAGAGAAATGTTCAAGGCGGTGGATGTTAAAAATAGAGGCGTGATTACTTTTGGTGAGCTTAGAGAAGGTTTAAGAAGATATGGTACTGAATTGGAGGATAGAAAAATTAGTGGCATAATGGAAGTG GCTGATAAAGACAATAATGTGACCATCAATTATGAAGAATTTATTGCAGCAACTATGCCTCTTAACAAAATAGAACGTGAAGAGCACTTGATGGCAGCTTTTACATACTTTGACAAAGATGGAAGTGGTTATATCACAGTTGATGAGCTTCAACGAGCTTGTGGAGAACATAACATGGAGGACACTTTCCTTGAAGAGATTATTTTAGAGGTTGACCAAAACAAT GATGGTCAAATTGACTTCGCGGAATTCGTAGCCATGATGCAAGGCAACCAAGATGGACTTGGGTGGCAAACAATGGAAACGAGTTTGAATGTAACCTTGAGAGATGCACCTCAAGTACATTGA
- the LOC133917006 gene encoding DNA polymerase delta small subunit-like isoform X1 codes for MPMERKQAAYRNLDERYAIQGERYQGQQYSHIYFTRLHYMRNLLHALVPSRKPQLPVTTVLGLEEGKDCIVVGTLYKHMKLKPSILDEYSKERSAIPLVKPHNFMHPDDHLILEDESGRVTLAGAIPPAAYVTGVVVALHGKETSASDFLVEDVLEAGLPPQTALTSSDEDKYVVFISGLSVGSGTFNPLQFQLLIDHITGHLGDENEQTIASNIVRVVVAGNSVHMSPRFFNGQTVASKDQSRIAEPIKELDIMLTQLVASLPVDMMPGCHDPANFSLPQQPLHRCLFSGASTYNTFSSCSNPHQFELDSVQFIGTSGQNIDDLYKYFDAKDKLEFMERTLKWRHLAPTAPNSLGCYPYTDKDPFLVESCPHVYFIGNQDKYETRLLEGQEKQKVRLICIPRFSDSGVAVMLNLRNLECSTLSFSTSFDSLSMV; via the exons atgcCGATGGAGAGGAAGCAAGCCGCCTACAGAAACCTC GACGAGAGGTACGCGATCCAGGGGGAGAGGTACCAGGGGCAGCAGTACAGCCACATCTACTTCACGCGTCTCCACTACATGCGCAACCTCCTCCACGCCCTCGTCCCCTCCCGGAAGCCGCAACTCCCTG TCACTACAGTGTTAGGACTTGAAGAAGGAAAGGATTGCATAGTTGTAGGAACTTTATATAAGCACATGAAGCTGAAGCCTTCCATTCTCGACGAATACTCCAAAGAG AGGTCCGCAATTCCTCTTGTCAAACCGCATAATTTCATGCATCCTGATGATCATCTCATTCTGGAAGATGAAAGCGGAAGAGTTACACTTGCAGGAGCCATACCTCCAGCAGCATATGTGACTG GAGTTGTAGTAGCGCTCCATGGGAAGGAAACAAGTGCCAGCGACTTTCTTGTTGAAGATGTTCTTGAGGCTGGGCTTCCTCCTCAAACTGCACTGACTAGCTCAG ATGAAGACAAATATGTGGTATTCATCTCAGGGTTAAGTGTCGGAAGTGGCACTTTCAATCCTCTGCAGTTCCAACTTCTTATTGACCATATCACAGGGCATTTGGGTGATGAGAAT GAGCAAACCATAGCATCAAATATAGTACGTGTTGTGGTCGCTGGGAATTCAGTACATATGTCTCCAAGGTTCTTCAATGGTCAG ACAGTGGCATCAAAAGATCAATCCAGGATAGCTGAACCAATCAAGGAACTGGATATAATGCTGACCCAG CTTGTGGCATCGTTGCCTGTAGATATGATGCCAGGATGTCATGATCCGGCCAATTTTTCTTTGCCTCAGCAG CCTTTGCATAGATGCCTTTTCTCTGGGGCATCCACCTACAATACTTTTTCGTCATGTTCAAATCCCCATCAATTTGAGCTTGACAGTGTCCA gtTTATTGGAACATCTGGCCAGAACATAGATGACCTCTACAAGTACTTTGATGCCAAGGACAAGCTGGAATTCATGGAAAGAACACTGAAATGGCGCCATCTTGCTCCGACTGCTCCGAACAGCCTAG GATGTTATCCATACACAGACAAGGATCCTTTCCTTGTTGAAAGTTGCCCCCACGTCTACTTCATTGGGAATCAAGATAAATATGAAACTCGATTATTGGAAG ggcaagaaaaacaaaaagtgAGGCTAATCTGCATTCCGAGATTCTCTGATAGTGGAGTTGCTGTGATG CTCAATTTGAGGAACCTGGAATGCAGCACTTTGAGTTTCTCAACAAGCTTTGATTCCCTGAGTATGGTCTGA
- the LOC133914526 gene encoding probable E3 ubiquitin-protein ligase ATL45, translating to MASARRFLQTNSGQYPTLPAAEPPDPLAVDSDVVVILAALLCALICVVGLAAVARCAGSRRGVSSASQGAAAASKGLRKKALRALPKLAYEDALAAAIAARGGSSAVAGGEKILAECAICLSEFAEKEEIRVLPQCGHCFHVACVDTWLGAHSSCPSCRRVLIVDAPPKLPPEPKRCRKCEAAMEEASSSSGASGDGATGFLP from the coding sequence ATGGCGTCGGCGCGGCGCTTCCTGCAGACCAACTCCGGCCAGTACCCCACCCTCCCCGCCGCCGAGCCCCCGGACCCGCTCGCCGTCGACTCCGACGTCGTCGTCATCCTCGCAGCGCTCCTCTGCGCGCTCATCTGCGTCGtcggcctcgccgccgtcgcccgaTGCGCGGGCTCCCGCCGCGGCGTTTCCTCCGCCTCTCAgggcgcggccgcggcgagCAAGGGGCTCAGGAAGAAGGCGCTCCGCGCGCTGCCGAAGCTGGCCTACGAGGACGCCCTGGCGGCCGCTATCGCTGCGCGCGGGGGATCGTCGGCTGTGGCCGGGGGGGAGAAGATCCTGGCGGAGTGCGCCATCTGCCTGTCGGAGTTCGCGGAGAAGGAGGAGATCCGCGTGCTGCCACAGTGCGGGCACTGTTTCCACGTCGCGTGCGTCGACACCTGGCTCGGCGCCCACTCCTCCTGCCCATCCTGCCGCCGCGTTCTCATCGTTGATGCGCCACCCAAGCTGCCGCCCGAGCCCAAGCGGTGCCGCAAGTGCGAGGCCGCCATGGAGgaggcctcctcctcgtccggcGCCAGCGGCGACGGGGCTACCGGTTTCCTGCCTTAG
- the LOC133917006 gene encoding DNA polymerase delta small subunit-like isoform X4, with the protein MKLKPSILDEYSKERSAIPLVKPHNFMHPDDHLILEDESGRVTLAGAIPPAAYVTGVVVALHGKETSASDFLVEDVLEAGLPPQTALTSSDEDKYVVFISGLSVGSGTFNPLQFQLLIDHITGHLGDENEQTIASNIVRVVVAGNSVHMSPRFFNGQTVASKDQSRIAEPIKELDIMLTQLVASLPVDMMPGCHDPANFSLPQQPLHRCLFSGASTYNTFSSCSNPHQFELDSVQFIGTSGQNIDDLYKYFDAKDKLEFMERTLKWRHLAPTAPNSLGCYPYTDKDPFLVESCPHVYFIGNQDKYETRLLEGQEKQKVRLICIPRFSDSGVAVMLNLRNLECSTLSFSTSFDSLSMV; encoded by the exons ATGAAGCTGAAGCCTTCCATTCTCGACGAATACTCCAAAGAG AGGTCCGCAATTCCTCTTGTCAAACCGCATAATTTCATGCATCCTGATGATCATCTCATTCTGGAAGATGAAAGCGGAAGAGTTACACTTGCAGGAGCCATACCTCCAGCAGCATATGTGACTG GAGTTGTAGTAGCGCTCCATGGGAAGGAAACAAGTGCCAGCGACTTTCTTGTTGAAGATGTTCTTGAGGCTGGGCTTCCTCCTCAAACTGCACTGACTAGCTCAG ATGAAGACAAATATGTGGTATTCATCTCAGGGTTAAGTGTCGGAAGTGGCACTTTCAATCCTCTGCAGTTCCAACTTCTTATTGACCATATCACAGGGCATTTGGGTGATGAGAAT GAGCAAACCATAGCATCAAATATAGTACGTGTTGTGGTCGCTGGGAATTCAGTACATATGTCTCCAAGGTTCTTCAATGGTCAG ACAGTGGCATCAAAAGATCAATCCAGGATAGCTGAACCAATCAAGGAACTGGATATAATGCTGACCCAG CTTGTGGCATCGTTGCCTGTAGATATGATGCCAGGATGTCATGATCCGGCCAATTTTTCTTTGCCTCAGCAG CCTTTGCATAGATGCCTTTTCTCTGGGGCATCCACCTACAATACTTTTTCGTCATGTTCAAATCCCCATCAATTTGAGCTTGACAGTGTCCA gtTTATTGGAACATCTGGCCAGAACATAGATGACCTCTACAAGTACTTTGATGCCAAGGACAAGCTGGAATTCATGGAAAGAACACTGAAATGGCGCCATCTTGCTCCGACTGCTCCGAACAGCCTAG GATGTTATCCATACACAGACAAGGATCCTTTCCTTGTTGAAAGTTGCCCCCACGTCTACTTCATTGGGAATCAAGATAAATATGAAACTCGATTATTGGAAG ggcaagaaaaacaaaaagtgAGGCTAATCTGCATTCCGAGATTCTCTGATAGTGGAGTTGCTGTGATG CTCAATTTGAGGAACCTGGAATGCAGCACTTTGAGTTTCTCAACAAGCTTTGATTCCCTGAGTATGGTCTGA
- the LOC133917006 gene encoding DNA polymerase delta small subunit-like isoform X2 — protein MFGFIVIFLHGSDLCNRCLLMHGESLSTPFSYVAVTTVLGLEEGKDCIVVGTLYKHMKLKPSILDEYSKERSAIPLVKPHNFMHPDDHLILEDESGRVTLAGAIPPAAYVTGVVVALHGKETSASDFLVEDVLEAGLPPQTALTSSDEDKYVVFISGLSVGSGTFNPLQFQLLIDHITGHLGDENEQTIASNIVRVVVAGNSVHMSPRFFNGQTVASKDQSRIAEPIKELDIMLTQLVASLPVDMMPGCHDPANFSLPQQPLHRCLFSGASTYNTFSSCSNPHQFELDSVQFIGTSGQNIDDLYKYFDAKDKLEFMERTLKWRHLAPTAPNSLGCYPYTDKDPFLVESCPHVYFIGNQDKYETRLLEGQEKQKVRLICIPRFSDSGVAVMLNLRNLECSTLSFSTSFDSLSMV, from the exons ATGTTTGGTTTTATAGTTATATTTCTTCACGGAAGTGATTTATGCAACAGGTGTTTGCTTATGCATGGAGAGAGTTTAAGCACACCTTTTTCCTATGTTGCAGTCACTACAGTGTTAGGACTTGAAGAAGGAAAGGATTGCATAGTTGTAGGAACTTTATATAAGCACATGAAGCTGAAGCCTTCCATTCTCGACGAATACTCCAAAGAG AGGTCCGCAATTCCTCTTGTCAAACCGCATAATTTCATGCATCCTGATGATCATCTCATTCTGGAAGATGAAAGCGGAAGAGTTACACTTGCAGGAGCCATACCTCCAGCAGCATATGTGACTG GAGTTGTAGTAGCGCTCCATGGGAAGGAAACAAGTGCCAGCGACTTTCTTGTTGAAGATGTTCTTGAGGCTGGGCTTCCTCCTCAAACTGCACTGACTAGCTCAG ATGAAGACAAATATGTGGTATTCATCTCAGGGTTAAGTGTCGGAAGTGGCACTTTCAATCCTCTGCAGTTCCAACTTCTTATTGACCATATCACAGGGCATTTGGGTGATGAGAAT GAGCAAACCATAGCATCAAATATAGTACGTGTTGTGGTCGCTGGGAATTCAGTACATATGTCTCCAAGGTTCTTCAATGGTCAG ACAGTGGCATCAAAAGATCAATCCAGGATAGCTGAACCAATCAAGGAACTGGATATAATGCTGACCCAG CTTGTGGCATCGTTGCCTGTAGATATGATGCCAGGATGTCATGATCCGGCCAATTTTTCTTTGCCTCAGCAG CCTTTGCATAGATGCCTTTTCTCTGGGGCATCCACCTACAATACTTTTTCGTCATGTTCAAATCCCCATCAATTTGAGCTTGACAGTGTCCA gtTTATTGGAACATCTGGCCAGAACATAGATGACCTCTACAAGTACTTTGATGCCAAGGACAAGCTGGAATTCATGGAAAGAACACTGAAATGGCGCCATCTTGCTCCGACTGCTCCGAACAGCCTAG GATGTTATCCATACACAGACAAGGATCCTTTCCTTGTTGAAAGTTGCCCCCACGTCTACTTCATTGGGAATCAAGATAAATATGAAACTCGATTATTGGAAG ggcaagaaaaacaaaaagtgAGGCTAATCTGCATTCCGAGATTCTCTGATAGTGGAGTTGCTGTGATG CTCAATTTGAGGAACCTGGAATGCAGCACTTTGAGTTTCTCAACAAGCTTTGATTCCCTGAGTATGGTCTGA
- the LOC133917006 gene encoding DNA polymerase delta small subunit-like isoform X3 translates to MSCSSVTTVLGLEEGKDCIVVGTLYKHMKLKPSILDEYSKERSAIPLVKPHNFMHPDDHLILEDESGRVTLAGAIPPAAYVTGVVVALHGKETSASDFLVEDVLEAGLPPQTALTSSDEDKYVVFISGLSVGSGTFNPLQFQLLIDHITGHLGDENEQTIASNIVRVVVAGNSVHMSPRFFNGQTVASKDQSRIAEPIKELDIMLTQLVASLPVDMMPGCHDPANFSLPQQPLHRCLFSGASTYNTFSSCSNPHQFELDSVQFIGTSGQNIDDLYKYFDAKDKLEFMERTLKWRHLAPTAPNSLGCYPYTDKDPFLVESCPHVYFIGNQDKYETRLLEGQEKQKVRLICIPRFSDSGVAVMLNLRNLECSTLSFSTSFDSLSMV, encoded by the exons ATGAGCTGCTCTAGCG TCACTACAGTGTTAGGACTTGAAGAAGGAAAGGATTGCATAGTTGTAGGAACTTTATATAAGCACATGAAGCTGAAGCCTTCCATTCTCGACGAATACTCCAAAGAG AGGTCCGCAATTCCTCTTGTCAAACCGCATAATTTCATGCATCCTGATGATCATCTCATTCTGGAAGATGAAAGCGGAAGAGTTACACTTGCAGGAGCCATACCTCCAGCAGCATATGTGACTG GAGTTGTAGTAGCGCTCCATGGGAAGGAAACAAGTGCCAGCGACTTTCTTGTTGAAGATGTTCTTGAGGCTGGGCTTCCTCCTCAAACTGCACTGACTAGCTCAG ATGAAGACAAATATGTGGTATTCATCTCAGGGTTAAGTGTCGGAAGTGGCACTTTCAATCCTCTGCAGTTCCAACTTCTTATTGACCATATCACAGGGCATTTGGGTGATGAGAAT GAGCAAACCATAGCATCAAATATAGTACGTGTTGTGGTCGCTGGGAATTCAGTACATATGTCTCCAAGGTTCTTCAATGGTCAG ACAGTGGCATCAAAAGATCAATCCAGGATAGCTGAACCAATCAAGGAACTGGATATAATGCTGACCCAG CTTGTGGCATCGTTGCCTGTAGATATGATGCCAGGATGTCATGATCCGGCCAATTTTTCTTTGCCTCAGCAG CCTTTGCATAGATGCCTTTTCTCTGGGGCATCCACCTACAATACTTTTTCGTCATGTTCAAATCCCCATCAATTTGAGCTTGACAGTGTCCA gtTTATTGGAACATCTGGCCAGAACATAGATGACCTCTACAAGTACTTTGATGCCAAGGACAAGCTGGAATTCATGGAAAGAACACTGAAATGGCGCCATCTTGCTCCGACTGCTCCGAACAGCCTAG GATGTTATCCATACACAGACAAGGATCCTTTCCTTGTTGAAAGTTGCCCCCACGTCTACTTCATTGGGAATCAAGATAAATATGAAACTCGATTATTGGAAG ggcaagaaaaacaaaaagtgAGGCTAATCTGCATTCCGAGATTCTCTGATAGTGGAGTTGCTGTGATG CTCAATTTGAGGAACCTGGAATGCAGCACTTTGAGTTTCTCAACAAGCTTTGATTCCCTGAGTATGGTCTGA